Proteins co-encoded in one Melitaea cinxia chromosome 13, ilMelCinx1.1, whole genome shotgun sequence genomic window:
- the LOC123658933 gene encoding proteoglycan 4-like, with protein MSHVTCHEHPRPTSDARAARTSPRTSSTSGHTAPCRYMSHVTCHEHPRPTSDASAARTSPRTSSTSGHTAPCRYMSHVTCHEHPRPTSDASAARTSPRTSSTSGHTAPCRYMSHVTCHEHPRPTSDASAARTSPRTSSTSGHTAPCRYMSHVTCHEHPRPTSDASAARTSPRTSSTSGHTAPCRYMSHVTCHMSRAPSPYIRRERGKDQPAHFLY; from the coding sequence ATGTCACATGTCACATGTCACGAGCACCCTCGCCCTACATCAGACGCGCGCGCGGCAAGGACCAGCCCGCGCACTTCCTCTACTAGCGGGCACACTGCGCCGTGTCGCTACATGTCACATGTCACATGTCACGAGCACCCTCGCCCTACATCAGACGCGAGCGCGGCAAGGACCAGCCCGCGCACTTCCTCTACTAGCGGGCACACTGCGCCGTGTCGCTACATGTCACATGTCACATGTCACGAGCACCCTCGCCCTACATCAGACGCGAGCGCGGCAAGGACCAGCCCGCGCACTTCCTCTACTAGCGGGCACACTGCGCCGTGTCGCTACATGTCACATGTCACATGTCACGAGCACCCTCGCCCTACATCAGACGCGAGCGCGGCAAGGACCAGCCCGCGCACTTCCTCTACTAGCGGGCACACTGCGCCGTGTCGCTACATGTCACATGTCACATGTCACGAGCACCCTCGCCCTACATCAGACGCGAGCGCGGCAAGGACCAGCCCGCGCACTTCCTCTACTAGCGGGCACACTGCGCCGTGTCGCTACATGTCACATGTCACATGTCACATGTCACGAGCACCCTCGCCCTACATCAGACGCGAGCGCGGCAAGGACCAGCCCGCGCACTTCCTCTACTAG
- the LOC123658934 gene encoding omega-amidase NIT2-like — protein sequence MTGIGQKGFKIALLKLSKGFNKTQNVRIAMSEIHRAKKNGAQLIVLPECFNSPYGTDYFEDYAEEVPSGSTCRALARTAAESNVCVVGGTVPEKYGNKVYNTCTVWSNRGKLLAIHRQMHFIEVDTPNTQNLNKTNVLSTGDEITTFEYEGTKIGIGISHDLFFPELAHLMSKQGCSLLVYLGAFGKIMGVEPTQVFARSRAGDEQLWVALASSADACLMLVDPRATVVARTERQILIADIDLNLVEEVRRQISIRAQKIDGYTVHVKACCKFPVSS from the exons ATGACTGGAATAGGACaaaaag GTTTTAAAATAGCTCTGTTGAAATTATCCAAGGGGTTCAACAAGACGCAAAATGTGAGAATTGCCATGAGTGAGATACACAGAGCTAAGAAGAATGGTGCACAACTAATAGTACTGCCGGAATGTTTTAATTCACCCTACGGAACAG ATTATTTTGAAGATTACGCAGAGGAAGTACCATCTGGTAGCACCTGTAGAGCGTTAGCCAGGACTGCTGCGGAATCTAACGTTTGTGTTGTTGGCGGCACTGTGCCTGAAAAATACGGGAACAAAGTTTACAATACCTGCACTGTGTGGAGCAACCGCGGGAAACTGTTGGCTATCCATCGACAG ATGCATTTCATTGAAGTCGACACTCCAaacacacaaaatttaaataagacaaaCGTTCTTAGTACTGGTGATGAAATAACCACATTCGAGTATGAAGGAACAAAAATCGGTATTGGGATTTCTCATGATTTGTTCTTCCCAGAATTGGCCCACCTCATGAGTAAGCAGG GTTGCTCTCTGTTGGTGTATTTGGGGGCGTTTGGTAAAATAATGGGAGTTGAGCCCACCCAGGTGTTTGCTCGCTCCCGCGCTGGTGACGAGCAACTATGGGTGGCGCTCGCGAGCTCGGCGGACGCGTGTTTGATGCTCGTGGATCCCCGGGCCACAGTCGTTGCACGAACAGAACGCCAGATACTTATTGCGGACATCG atttaaaTTTAGTAGAAGAGGTTCGAAGGCAAATATCAATTAGAGCTCAGAAGATCGATGGCTACACAGTTCACGTAAAAGCTTGCTGTAAATTCCCGGTTTCAAGTTAA